In a single window of the Flavobacterium sp. W4I14 genome:
- a CDS encoding peroxiredoxin Q/BCP (product_source=KO:K03564; cath_funfam=3.40.30.10; cog=COG1225; ko=KO:K03564; pfam=PF00578; superfamily=52833) has translation MAALKEGDQAPAITSKDQSGIEVSLSDYQGKTVVLYFYPKDDTPGCTAEACDFRDNYQGLQSKGIVVLGVSVDDEKSHQKFVTKHNLPFTLLADTDQKIVNDYGVWAEKNMYGKKYMGTVRTTFIIDGDGKITHIIKKVDTKNSTQQVLDLINN, from the coding sequence ATGGCAGCGTTAAAAGAAGGTGATCAGGCACCGGCAATTACATCAAAAGATCAAAGCGGCATTGAAGTTTCTTTAAGCGATTATCAAGGCAAAACGGTTGTTCTATATTTTTACCCTAAAGATGATACACCTGGCTGTACCGCCGAAGCTTGCGATTTCAGAGATAACTACCAGGGCTTACAATCGAAAGGCATTGTGGTTTTAGGGGTTAGCGTTGATGATGAAAAATCACACCAGAAGTTTGTTACCAAGCATAACTTACCATTTACCCTGCTTGCCGATACCGACCAGAAAATTGTAAACGACTATGGTGTTTGGGCAGAAAAAAATATGTACGGCAAAAAATACATGGGTACAGTACGTACCACTTTCATTATAGATGGCGATGGAAAAATTACCCATATCATCAAAAAAGTTGATACAAAAAACTCAACGCAACAAGTACTCGATTTAATTAATAACTAA
- a CDS encoding hypothetical protein (product_source=Hypo-rule applied), which yields MATLRLLQKNFGSFYIATDTLAPRIVPVNIAEGKNMAGLSKIFFRISDNLSGIKSFNGYIDGKWALMEFDTKTATLWHSFDERTASGKHSLELIVVDMKENTRKYTVTFFK from the coding sequence ATGGCTACGTTAAGGCTACTCCAAAAAAACTTCGGCAGTTTTTATATCGCTACTGATACTCTTGCCCCAAGGATCGTACCTGTAAATATTGCTGAAGGAAAAAACATGGCCGGTTTATCTAAAATATTTTTCAGGATCAGTGATAATTTATCAGGGATAAAAAGTTTTAATGGTTATATCGATGGCAAATGGGCATTAATGGAATTTGACACGAAAACAGCTACACTTTGGCATAGCTTTGACGAAAGAACAGCTTCAGGAAAGCATTCATTAGAATTAATAGTAGTGGATATGAAAGAGAACACCAGAAAATACACAGTTACATTCTTTAAATAG
- a CDS encoding murein DD-endopeptidase MepM/ murein hydrolase activator NlpD (product_source=COG0739; cath_funfam=2.70.70.10; cleavage_site_network=SignalP-TM; cog=COG0739; pfam=PF01551; transmembrane_helix_parts=Inside_1_11,TMhelix_12_31,Outside_32_484), protein MIKNPIQYNLKFLVSICLLFVSTFVQAQQIYSTNKYPITDFRQPLDISPPALAGSFGEIRGNHFHSGIDFRTNQREGYPVYAVADGYISRLRVQNSGFGQALYINHPNGFTTVYGHLQRFAPKIATIVKNLEYEKKSFEIDEFPDATLIPVHKGEIIAWSGNRGSSGGPHLHFEIRDTKTEETINPQFFGIIIPDNIPPVIHGLYAYRLNGKTFNENTPKQAIGISGANGNYKTTAPISLTGEVGFGIVVTDRHNGLSGTNGVYSIQLEVDGKKIYTSALERFAFEDSKAINSHIDYPTYLNTKRSIQKSFVEPGNPLKIYSGLVNSGRINFNDGASHQLRYIITDSKGNSSVLPFTVNAGIAPIAAPVIPAGIIYPYNKVNEFNTDDIKVVFPLGTLYSDLNFTYKKLPKPTGNAWSAVHQIHNKYTPLHIGFNISIKADNLPENLRSKALIVNSNGSSQGGYFENGYVKATPKKLRQFLYRY, encoded by the coding sequence ATGATTAAAAACCCGATCCAGTACAACTTAAAATTTTTAGTTTCGATCTGCCTTTTATTTGTTTCAACTTTTGTTCAGGCGCAACAGATTTATAGTACGAATAAATACCCGATTACAGATTTCAGACAACCTTTGGATATTAGTCCTCCTGCCCTTGCAGGTTCTTTTGGCGAAATCCGCGGCAATCACTTTCATTCCGGAATTGATTTCAGGACCAACCAACGCGAAGGTTATCCTGTTTATGCCGTTGCAGATGGATATATTTCTAGGTTAAGGGTGCAGAACAGTGGTTTCGGACAGGCACTGTACATCAATCACCCTAATGGTTTCACTACTGTATATGGCCACCTTCAACGGTTTGCTCCCAAAATTGCAACCATTGTTAAAAACCTTGAATACGAGAAAAAATCATTTGAGATTGATGAGTTTCCCGATGCCACATTAATTCCCGTACATAAAGGAGAGATTATTGCCTGGTCTGGTAACCGAGGTAGTTCGGGCGGTCCTCATCTGCATTTCGAAATCAGAGATACCAAAACAGAAGAAACCATAAACCCCCAATTTTTCGGAATCATCATACCCGATAACATTCCGCCTGTTATTCATGGTTTGTATGCATACCGTTTAAATGGCAAAACCTTTAATGAAAACACACCCAAACAAGCCATCGGCATTAGTGGAGCAAATGGCAATTATAAAACCACTGCCCCCATCAGCTTAACCGGTGAGGTTGGCTTTGGCATCGTTGTAACCGATCGGCATAATGGTTTATCGGGCACCAACGGAGTATATTCGATCCAACTGGAGGTTGACGGGAAGAAAATATATACTTCTGCCCTTGAACGCTTTGCGTTTGAAGATAGTAAGGCCATCAATTCGCACATCGATTACCCGACTTATTTAAATACCAAAAGAAGTATTCAGAAAAGTTTTGTCGAACCTGGTAACCCTTTAAAAATTTATAGCGGTTTGGTAAACAGTGGTAGGATTAATTTCAATGACGGTGCTTCACACCAGCTGCGCTACATCATAACCGATTCGAAAGGAAACTCGTCTGTTCTGCCCTTTACCGTAAATGCAGGTATTGCACCTATTGCTGCACCAGTTATTCCCGCCGGAATAATTTATCCGTATAATAAGGTGAATGAATTTAATACCGATGATATTAAAGTGGTTTTCCCACTCGGAACATTGTACAGCGATTTAAATTTCACCTATAAAAAGTTGCCTAAACCAACGGGAAATGCCTGGTCGGCTGTACATCAGATTCATAATAAGTACACGCCACTGCATATCGGTTTCAATATCTCGATCAAGGCTGATAACTTACCGGAAAACTTAAGAAGTAAAGCCCTGATTGTAAATAGCAACGGTTCATCCCAGGGCGGTTATTTCGAGAATGGCTACGTTAAGGCTACTCCAAAAAAACTTCGGCAGTTTTTATATCGCTACTGA
- a CDS encoding acylpyruvate hydrolase (product_source=KO:K01557; cath_funfam=3.90.850.10; cog=COG0179; ko=KO:K01557; pfam=PF01557; superfamily=56529) gives MKIIAIGRNYAEHAKELNNPVPTTPVIFLKPDTAVLKDNKPFYLPDFSDDVHYELEVVLKICKEGKHIAEKFAANYYDEVGLGIDFTARDIQSKHKEKGLPWELAKAFDNSAPISIFHPKSDFEDLYNLNFELKVNGESRQVGHTKDLLFSFEKIISFVSQYITLKKGDLIFTGTPQGVGKINKGDRLEAWLEGKQLLNFDVK, from the coding sequence ATGAAAATCATCGCCATTGGCCGAAATTATGCCGAACATGCAAAAGAACTGAACAATCCGGTTCCAACCACACCCGTAATTTTTCTGAAACCTGATACAGCTGTTTTAAAAGACAATAAGCCTTTTTACCTGCCTGATTTTTCTGATGATGTACATTACGAATTAGAAGTGGTATTGAAAATCTGCAAAGAAGGAAAACACATCGCAGAAAAATTCGCTGCTAATTATTATGACGAAGTGGGATTAGGCATCGATTTTACCGCCCGTGATATCCAGAGCAAACATAAAGAAAAAGGATTGCCCTGGGAACTTGCCAAAGCTTTTGATAACTCGGCACCCATCAGTATCTTTCATCCTAAAAGTGATTTTGAGGATCTTTATAACTTAAATTTTGAGTTGAAGGTAAATGGAGAAAGCCGCCAGGTAGGCCATACTAAAGATTTATTATTCTCGTTCGAGAAGATAATCAGCTTTGTTTCTCAATATATTACTTTAAAAAAAGGCGATTTAATTTTTACCGGAACACCGCAGGGCGTCGGAAAAATAAATAAAGGCGATAGATTGGAAGCCTGGTTAGAAGGAAAGCAACTTTTAAATTTTGATGTAAAGTAA
- a CDS encoding hypothetical protein (product_source=Hypo-rule applied; cleavage_site_network=SignalP-noTM; pfam=PF18962; tigrfam=TIGR04183; transmembrane_helix_parts=Inside_1_6,TMhelix_7_29,Outside_30_176) produces the protein MKLYAKITFLTKLACTLCIVLLCGVNSWAQQADSIRISLKNRTKKVSRIPEIKANITPYKPLYMTVGGSGMFNTYSTTPKNTTVVAKDKLLTIVKIYPNPVEDQLNIILSIGKDGTQTTIKIIDLLGNEVATLSNERLNAGEQTKSFVIPNRINPGIYFLRVIAGSESQVKRISVL, from the coding sequence ATGAAACTCTACGCTAAGATAACGTTCCTCACAAAACTTGCATGCACATTGTGCATTGTCTTACTGTGCGGCGTAAATTCTTGGGCGCAACAAGCTGATAGTATTCGTATTAGCTTAAAAAACAGAACAAAAAAAGTAAGCAGAATTCCTGAAATTAAAGCCAACATTACGCCTTACAAACCACTTTATATGACAGTTGGTGGCTCTGGAATGTTCAATACTTACTCCACAACTCCAAAAAATACAACGGTTGTAGCAAAAGATAAATTGTTAACCATCGTAAAAATATATCCGAATCCTGTAGAAGATCAATTAAATATTATCTTATCTATCGGAAAAGATGGCACACAGACTACGATCAAAATCATCGATTTATTGGGAAATGAAGTGGCAACACTTTCAAATGAACGCTTAAATGCTGGCGAGCAGACCAAAAGCTTCGTTATTCCAAACAGGATTAATCCAGGTATTTACTTTTTAAGGGTTATTGCCGGTTCTGAAAGCCAGGTAAAACGGATCTCAGTTTTATAA